One Gordonia sp. SID5947 genomic region harbors:
- the rpsH gene encoding 30S ribosomal protein S8: MTMTDPIADFLTRLRNANSAFHDEVTLPSSKIKVNIAEILKREGYITDYRTEDAEVGKSLVVSLKYGPSRERSIAGLRRVSKPGLRVYAKSTNLPKVLGGLGVAIISTSSGLLTDRQAANQGVGGEVLAYVW, encoded by the coding sequence ATGACCATGACTGACCCGATCGCAGACTTCTTGACACGTCTGCGTAACGCCAACTCGGCGTTCCATGACGAGGTGACCCTCCCGTCGTCGAAGATCAAGGTGAACATCGCCGAGATCCTGAAGCGCGAGGGCTACATCACCGACTACCGCACCGAGGATGCGGAGGTCGGGAAGAGCCTCGTCGTCTCCCTGAAGTACGGCCCCAGCCGTGAGCGCAGCATCGCTGGTCTGCGTCGCGTCTCGAAGCCGGGTCTTCGGGTTTATGCAAAGTCCACCAACCTGCCCAAGGTTCTGGGCGGCCTCGGCGTGGCCATCATCTCCACGTCTTCCGGCCTGCTCACCGACCGCCAGGCAGCCAACCAGGGCGTGGGCGGCGAAGTCCTCGCCTACGTCTGGTAG
- the rplF gene encoding 50S ribosomal protein L6, translating into MSRIGKNPIEIPAGVDVTIDGQNVKVKGPKGELSLTVSEPITIAKEDNAIVVSRPNDERRSRALHGLSRSLVNNLVIGVTQGYTTKMEIFGVGYRVQAKGSDLEFALGYSHPVPIEAPEGISFAVESPTKFSVSGIDKQQVGQISANIRRLRRPDPYKGKGIRYEGEQIRRKVGKTGK; encoded by the coding sequence ATGTCGCGTATCGGTAAGAACCCCATCGAGATCCCCGCTGGTGTCGACGTCACGATCGACGGCCAGAACGTGAAGGTCAAGGGCCCCAAGGGCGAATTGAGCCTGACCGTGTCGGAGCCGATCACCATCGCCAAGGAGGACAACGCAATCGTTGTCAGCCGACCGAATGACGAGCGCCGCAGCCGTGCACTGCACGGTTTGAGCCGGTCGCTGGTGAACAACCTCGTCATCGGCGTCACGCAGGGCTACACCACGAAGATGGAGATCTTCGGTGTCGGCTACCGCGTGCAGGCCAAGGGCAGTGACCTCGAGTTCGCCCTCGGCTACAGCCACCCCGTGCCGATCGAGGCTCCTGAAGGCATCAGCTTTGCCGTGGAGTCCCCGACCAAGTTCTCGGTCTCGGGTATCGACAAGCAGCAAGTCGGCCAGATCTCGGCGAACATCCGCCGCCTTCGTCGTCCGGACCCGTACAAGGGCAAGGGCATTCGCTACGAGGGTGAGCAGATCCGTCGCAAGGTCGGAAAGACGGGTAAGTAA
- the rplR gene encoding 50S ribosomal protein L18 gives MSDNATKTARKPLGKDVSTRRRTATTNRHFRLRKKVSGTPERPRLAVKRSSRHIHVQLIDDLAGKTLAAASTIEADVRAAGGDKSAQARKVGELIAARAKAAGVETVVFDRGGKDYHGRIAALADAAREGGLAF, from the coding sequence ATGAGTGACAACGCAACCAAGACCGCTCGCAAGCCGCTGGGCAAGGACGTCTCGACTCGTCGTCGTACCGCGACCACGAACCGGCATTTCCGCCTGCGCAAGAAGGTCAGCGGCACCCCGGAGCGTCCGCGTCTCGCGGTGAAGCGCAGCTCGCGCCACATCCACGTGCAGCTCATCGACGACCTGGCAGGCAAGACCCTGGCAGCGGCCTCGACGATCGAGGCCGACGTGCGCGCCGCCGGTGGGGACAAGTCCGCACAGGCACGCAAGGTCGGCGAGCTGATCGCCGCCCGTGCGAAGGCCGCGGGTGTCGAGACCGTCGTGTTCGACCGCGGTGGCAAGGACTACCACGGCCGGATCGCGGCGCTCGCCGACGCCGCCCGCGAGGGAGGCCTTGCCTTCTGA
- the rpsE gene encoding 30S ribosomal protein S5: MPGRQRDGGNGPAGNDNNNPAAAGNDQRGGDRRGGRGRRDDRGGRDREDRNQLERVVAINRVSKVVKGGRRFSFTALVVVGDGQGMVGVGYGKAKEVPAAIQKGVEEARKNFFRVPLIGGTVTHPVQGEAAAGVVMLRPASPGTGVIAGGAVRAVLECAGVHDVLAKSLGSDNAINVVHATVAALKMLQRPEEVAARRGLSIEDVAPAGMLRARALSQGAK; encoded by the coding sequence ATGCCCGGACGTCAGCGTGACGGCGGAAACGGACCCGCCGGAAACGACAACAACAACCCCGCTGCGGCGGGGAACGACCAGCGCGGCGGCGACCGTCGCGGTGGCCGTGGTCGCCGCGACGACCGCGGCGGACGCGATCGTGAGGATCGCAACCAGCTCGAACGCGTGGTCGCGATCAACCGCGTCTCCAAGGTGGTCAAGGGTGGACGTCGGTTCTCCTTCACCGCCCTCGTGGTGGTCGGCGACGGCCAGGGCATGGTCGGCGTCGGCTACGGCAAGGCCAAGGAAGTTCCTGCGGCCATCCAGAAGGGCGTCGAAGAGGCTCGCAAGAACTTCTTCCGCGTGCCCCTGATCGGCGGCACCGTGACCCACCCCGTGCAGGGTGAGGCCGCGGCCGGCGTCGTGATGCTCCGCCCGGCCAGCCCGGGTACCGGTGTGATCGCCGGTGGCGCGGTGCGTGCCGTGCTCGAGTGCGCGGGTGTGCACGACGTTCTCGCCAAGAGCCTCGGCAGCGACAACGCGATCAACGTGGTGCATGCCACCGTTGCCGCGCTGAAGATGCTGCAGCGTCCCGAAGAGGTCGCCGCACGTCGTGGTCTGTCGATCGAAGATGTTGCACCTGCAGGCATGCTGCGTGCACGTGCGCTGAGTCAGGGAGCTAAGTGA
- the rpmD gene encoding 50S ribosomal protein L30, translating to MAQLKITQIKGTIGTKSNQRDSLRTLGLKGIRKSVTREDTPINRGLINVVRHLVTVEEVK from the coding sequence ATGGCACAGCTGAAGATCACCCAGATCAAGGGCACCATCGGTACCAAGAGCAACCAGCGTGACAGCCTGCGGACCCTCGGCCTGAAGGGCATCCGCAAGTCGGTCACCCGCGAGGACACCCCGATCAACCGCGGCCTCATCAACGTGGTTCGGCACCTCGTGACAGTCGAAGAGGTTAAGTAA
- the rplO gene encoding 50S ribosomal protein L15 produces the protein MTIKLHHLRPAPGAKTDKTRVGRGEGSKGKTAGRGTKGTKARKNVPAAFEGGQMPIHMRLPKLKGFTNRNRVEYQVVNVGDIAKLFPQGGTIGVDELVSAGAVRKNQLVKVLGDGDLGVAVNVTANKFTASAKEKIAAAGGSVTEL, from the coding sequence ATGACCATCAAGCTCCATCATCTTCGCCCCGCTCCGGGCGCGAAGACCGACAAGACCCGCGTGGGTCGCGGTGAGGGCTCCAAGGGTAAGACCGCCGGTCGCGGCACCAAGGGCACCAAGGCACGCAAGAATGTGCCCGCCGCGTTCGAGGGTGGCCAGATGCCGATCCACATGCGGTTGCCGAAGCTGAAGGGCTTCACCAACCGCAACCGGGTCGAGTACCAGGTCGTCAACGTGGGTGACATCGCCAAGCTGTTCCCGCAGGGCGGCACCATCGGGGTCGACGAACTCGTCTCGGCCGGTGCGGTTCGCAAGAACCAGTTGGTCAAGGTGCTCGGCGACGGCGACCTCGGTGTCGCGGTCAACGTCACCGCCAACAAGTTCACGGCCTCGGCCAAGGAGAAGATCGCCGCTGCCGGAGGCAGCGTCACCGAACTCTGA
- the secY gene encoding preprotein translocase subunit SecY, producing the protein MFSPLVAAFRTPDLRKKILFVVGIIVLYRLGATIPSPGVDYKAVHACLDEVSHGSSADIYSLISMFSGGALLQLSVFAIGIMPYITASIIVQLLTVVIPRFEQLRKEGQSGQAKMTQYTRYLTVALALLQSTGIVALADRGQLLQDCSQADQILNDQSIFGLAIIVLVMTAGACVVMWFGELITERGIGNGMSLLIFAGIAARIPSEGKMILDTRGGLVFGLVCVAALLIVAGVVFIEQGQRRIPVQYAKRMVGRKMYGGSSTYLPLKVNQAGVIPVIFASSLLYLPQLILQLTQNSEGEQSTWQRYINQYLTDPSSWVYILVYFLMIIFFTYFYVAVTFNPEERADDMKKYGGFIPGIRPGSPTADYLGYVLSRITLPGSIYLGIIAVLPNLFLEIGNSGGAQNLPFGGTAVLIMVGVGLDTMKQVNSQLMQRKYEGFLK; encoded by the coding sequence GTGTTTTCCCCCCTCGTCGCGGCCTTCCGGACGCCCGATCTGAGGAAGAAGATCCTCTTCGTCGTCGGCATCATCGTGCTGTATCGACTGGGTGCGACCATTCCTTCCCCTGGCGTCGACTACAAGGCCGTCCACGCGTGCCTCGACGAGGTCTCCCACGGAAGCTCGGCCGACATCTATTCGTTGATCAGCATGTTCTCCGGCGGTGCGTTGCTCCAGCTGTCGGTGTTCGCGATCGGCATCATGCCGTACATCACGGCCAGCATCATCGTGCAGCTGTTGACGGTGGTCATCCCGCGCTTCGAGCAGTTGCGCAAGGAAGGCCAGTCCGGCCAGGCGAAGATGACGCAGTACACGCGCTACCTCACGGTCGCGCTCGCCCTGCTGCAGTCGACCGGCATCGTCGCGCTCGCCGATCGCGGACAGCTTCTGCAGGACTGCTCGCAGGCCGACCAGATCCTCAACGACCAATCCATCTTCGGCCTCGCGATCATCGTGCTCGTCATGACCGCCGGTGCGTGCGTGGTGATGTGGTTCGGTGAGCTGATCACCGAGCGCGGTATCGGCAACGGCATGTCGCTGCTGATCTTCGCCGGCATCGCCGCGCGAATCCCGTCCGAGGGCAAGATGATCCTCGACACCCGCGGCGGGCTCGTCTTCGGCCTGGTGTGCGTCGCGGCGCTGCTCATCGTCGCGGGCGTGGTGTTCATCGAGCAGGGTCAGCGCCGTATCCCGGTGCAGTACGCCAAACGGATGGTCGGCCGCAAGATGTACGGCGGCTCGTCGACGTATCTGCCGTTGAAGGTCAACCAGGCAGGCGTCATCCCGGTGATCTTCGCGTCCTCGCTGCTGTACCTGCCGCAGCTCATCCTGCAGCTGACGCAGAACTCGGAAGGCGAGCAGTCGACCTGGCAGCGCTACATCAACCAGTACCTGACCGACCCCAGTAGCTGGGTCTACATCCTGGTCTACTTCCTGATGATCATCTTCTTCACGTACTTCTACGTGGCGGTCACCTTCAACCCGGAGGAACGCGCCGACGACATGAAGAAGTACGGCGGCTTCATCCCCGGCATCCGCCCGGGATCGCCGACCGCGGATTACCTCGGTTATGTGCTGAGCCGCATCACACTGCCGGGCTCGATCTACCTCGGTATCATCGCGGTACTGCCGAACCTGTTCTTGGAGATCGGGAACAGCGGTGGGGCTCAGAACCTGCCGTTTGGGGGCACGGCCGTCTTGATCATGGTCGGTGTGGGTCTGGACACGATGAAGCAAGTCAACAGTCAACTGATGCAACGCAAGTACGAAGGGTTCCTCAAGTGA